CAGGAGAAAAGCCAGGAAGAGCTGTTTAAGGAAATAGGCCAACAGCAAAGTTAAAAAGGAGGGGTACTATGAGAAAATTGGGATTGTTAATCATTATGTTCCTGCTCTTAGTTTCCTGCGGACATAATGATAATATCATAATACTGAGTGGGCATATTGTTAAAGCAATATCAGAAAACAATATTTTAATTTCAGGCACAGAATATTTTAATAATAAACATACCTCTACTGCTTTTTTAACCAAAATAAGCAAAAACGGAGATATATTCTGGACTAAAAGCTTTTACAAGTCTTATGTTATGAATTATTTTTTGGAGAAAAGGTATATTTCTATTTTCTTACAGTGTTTTGATCATCTTAAATATATCAAAATGGATTATAATGGCAATATTATTTATGAAAAGAAGTTCTATGTTATTGTACCGACTTCTGATTGTATTATAAAGGAAGAAAACTGCTATACTGTTGCTGGCATAAAGTTTATTTTAAAAATTGATTTTAATGGCAGGTTAATAAGTAAACTCAATAACCCTATAAAAAAATTGTGGCGTTTTATTGCCAAGGTTGATAATAAATATATTCTGTTTGCATATGATGATCGTTTTGCTACTGATGATTATGATTTTGTAAATATTTATAAGAATCTTAAACTTTATTCAATAAATAAGGATTTGGATATTCTTATTTCTGATAATGATGAGCAATCAAGCAAAATTAGATTACTTAATTACGCTTATGGTAATCGTTTAATTATTGGAGACAATAACGAGATAATCTATTTTGATAATTCGTTAAATGCGAATCATGTGAGAAAAACCGACAATAATTTTCAAAAGTTGCTATTGGACAAGGATTTGGAAATATTTATCAAATCAAACGATGTTCTTGGTTTTGGCAATTTTGTGAGAGCATATAGAGCGGAGAGTTTGATTTGGGAAATATTTCTACAGGGTGAGAAGGTTGTTATCCTTGATGGGGCAATCCTTGATGATAATATTGTGTTTGTCGGATATAAAGCAATAAAAAAAATAGACACAGTACATCTTTATGGCCATTCTTCTAACTTGTATGTTGCCTGTTATAATAAATCTGGGAAATTGCTCTGGAAAAAGGAGGTTACACCTCAAAAGCTGATTAAATACTAATCATCTACAGGAAAATGTTTATACAAATATATCGGCTCCATGATTTTGGACAAAAGCTTAAGTCTGATGTAATAACAGGAGAAAAGCCAGGAAGAGCTGTTTAAGAAAATTGGTAAACAGCAATATAATGGAGTAGGCTGTTTTAATTATCCGGATAGTAGGTAATCTTTTTGTTCTCAGTTATGTAAGCTGTTTTATGCTGTCATTGATTGTTTTTTGTTGCTGTGTTGTAATCTTTTGTTATGCATGGTTTTTCTGTTGAGTTTTATGATGATTTTTTAAGGTTTTATTTTTCTCATTCTTCTTTGAGCTCTTTTTACGGTTTTATGTCGCTTTATAAGGCAGGGGATATGGGAAAAAGTGCGGAGTTTACGGATGAGAGGCTCAGGTGGCTGGAAGAGCGCGGGATTGACAGGGATTCTTTGCGCTGTGTACGGCAGGTGCACGGCAGGGTTGTTGCGGATGCTTCTTCTTTTTTACCGGGGGATGAGCCTGAGGCAGACGGGCTTTTTTGCACAGACGATTCTCTTGTGTGCGGGGTTACGGTTGCGGACTGTATGCCCATATGGGTTTTCAGGGAGGACGGGACTGCGTGGGGGATTGTTCATTCCGGATGGAGGGGGACGGGGATTGCTGCTTTGCTTGCGGATGCGCTGGGTGAGGGCAGGAAGGTTGCCGTGCTGGGGCCTTCTATTCGCTCGTGCTGTTACAGGGTGGATAAAGAACGGGCGGAGGTTTTTGCGTCTGCGTTTGGCAGGGATGCTGCTGTGCGTAAGGCCGATGGTTTTTATCTGGATCTTGTTGCTGCAAACAGGGGGCTTCTGGAGAGGCGCGGGGTTTCTGTGTATACGATAGAGGGGTGTACCTGCTGTGATGAGCGTTTTGGTTCTTACAGGAGGGAGGGGGAGGCTTTTACGCATATGCTGGCAGTGTGTGCCAGGGGGTGATTTCTTTATCCTGTGCTTTTATGCGCCGCAGGCAGTAGAAACTGCGCTTTTTTGCTTTTTTGTTTGCTTTGGGCGCAGTTTCTACGTTCGGTA
This window of the Spirochaetia bacterium 38H-sp genome carries:
- a CDS encoding polyphenol oxidase family protein; this encodes MHGFSVEFYDDFLRFYFSHSSLSSFYGFMSLYKAGDMGKSAEFTDERLRWLEERGIDRDSLRCVRQVHGRVVADASSFLPGDEPEADGLFCTDDSLVCGVTVADCMPIWVFREDGTAWGIVHSGWRGTGIAALLADALGEGRKVAVLGPSIRSCCYRVDKERAEVFASAFGRDAAVRKADGFYLDLVAANRGLLERRGVSVYTIEGCTCCDERFGSYRREGEAFTHMLAVCARG